From the genome of Prunus persica cultivar Lovell chromosome G8, Prunus_persica_NCBIv2, whole genome shotgun sequence:
TAAAATCCTGCAATTTACTCTAAAGATGTATGACAAGTCATTGTCATGCTAACAATGGTGTACCAAATTTATGCAAGAGTGCGGAGAAGATTGTGGATCATGTTTTCTTATCTTGTTGATTTAGCTGGAGATATGAGATCAttttgggctatttgttcaaAAAGAAATGGGACGAAATTTTGAAGATGTTAGGGGGATGGAAGAGGAGGAAGTGCGTGGGAGACGGTCAAGTACTGGGTAGTGCTTTGGGCATCTGTTTCTCCAAATTTTGGGAACCCTTCTTACTAGACTAGAAGGATGTAGTGTCATGAGTATGTTTTAGTTTGTTAAACCAGAAGTAGCTTGAATTCATATTTCTCTCCTATATTCATGTTGGATTGCTTGTTCGCTTTACTGTCCAGTTTCTCTAGTGAAATAAAACTTCATCTTTtcgtttcaaaaaaaaaaaagaaaaaagaaaggagcaTGAGCCTAACAAAAATGACCGTAGTGTCGCTTGAACTTGCCTAGAGAACAGGGAGACGGGGCAGAAATCATGCAAATAAGACTTGAGAGGATCAATTGTAAGATAATTCGAAGGAAAATAAGGGAAGTCTAGGAAAGAAAGTAAGTCCAaacttgagaaaaagaaaaaagaaaaaaggaaaaacaacagATCTTGCTTGTTGCTGTTCCAATGCACAGGGGGGATTGAAGCATATTTACATGGAATCAATTGTTTTAGGTCTTTATGGACCTGACTAAATCTAGTATACGATAGTAGTGATAAAAGAGGGAAGATTCTTTACCCTCGAGTCCATCTCGATGAAGCCTGTTGCTGCCTGTAAGATTGTTGCATGGACTCCCGCCAACCACAAGatcaaaaccaccaaatgaagTCATATAATGCTCCAGTCTGTCACCGTTCAGCTGCTGTACATCATCAAGGTCATACAAATTCCCTCTCTGgtttgtctgctcccaccaacTCCTCACAACATTTCTATTTACTGCAGAGATCTCTACCGACACGACATTCTTTAGACGAATACCAAGCCGGTGAAGAGCTATTTCTGCCCCGCCAATCccagagaaaagagagaggaggttGATGCCATTGGGAAACATATCTTTCAATACCGACAGATGGTATGCCACTGTATCAATCTGGCATGAGTTGAACTTATAAGAAAAATGCAGATACTATCTGACAAACAGAAAATTCTAACTTGAAACTATACTAGGGAAACTCTGTTAGAAAACAGCATTGAAACTATGTCATAAGCACACAAAAAAACTAAAGGAAAAGacatagggtttagggttttgagattttcagGATTTACCAGTAGATATGAACTGCAGCAtatattaaaaaggaaaatgaaagatATCTAAATTCCAATGAAACACATAGAATTCACTACCTGGAATGAATTCCCGAGTGATTTGTATCTGTCAGTCCTGCTTATTCCCCTTGTGTGGTTCTTTGGGAAGCCCAAAAGCATTTCCACTTCATCAGGCTCAAGTGGGGCAACCTTATTTCTTCCTACCCACACCAGATTCCACTTCCGGCATTCATCAAGAACATATTTTTGGACTCTCAGTGGTGGTTCACTGTCATAATCCTCAAGAGCCTTCCTGATCCTCTCTGTTGATTTTGCACTGGCAATGGAGGTTAGCACGCAGTTCAACTTTGTCCGCGTATCCCAAGAAGGCCACCATTTCCTTATCAAGGGAAATGCCTCATGTATGGTGTGTGGGGGAAGCGGAATAAGAGGAAATCTGTTTTCAATAGGAAGATTGTGAACATAACCTCTTTTCCTCGCAGCAGCACAGAAATACTTGGAGTCAACAAACTCCGGTTGTACATCATATAGGAAGCGGGATATAGTACTCCAAACCCCTTTAGGAGTAAGTGCCACATTCTCATAATAGAAATACGGTGGGCCTAAAGCTGCCTCTGGAAGGTTCCTGTGTGTTTTCAAGCATGGTTCAGATGGGATGCCAAACCCAACCATTGGATTTGGGAGATGAACTGCCTCATCGTCTTCGTCTATGGTCTTGTTCCCAAGTCGCataagctttttctttttcagcagCTCGTACTCAAGAAGTTTCCTCTTCTTGTATGCGTGATTTAGTCTAGGCTGCAAAAGTAGAGCCAACAATCACAATCTACTGAACATGGCATGAATACGTACTGATTTTGTAGAAAACTCAAGAGACTATAATATTCTATACTACTTTACCTTCTCTTCAAGAGGAAGATGGGCATCTTCGGCCCTTGCCATTTGAGCAGCACATATGAAATCAGTCAACTCAACAACTGTGGAGTCAAGACCTGCAGTGTTTGAAAGGGGAAAAGGAGGGCTGAGGAGGGAGATACAGGTGATCACAAACTATTAGAATTGAGAAAGAGACTCAGAGAGGATGGCATAAGCAACTGACTCAACTCGCACAAAGTGCTTTACGACTCAGAGCCCAATCCACTTGGGCAAACACGGTTCAATTTGCAATTAAACAACAGGGCATATAAGGAGTTTTTTGGCACCCACATCACCGGCCTAGTCACATTACCCAAGAAAGTAAGCAGTatgtttttcaaaacatcgaaGATGAGATGTTAGATCCTAAATCAATGTGCTTTATCTATATTTCTGGAGTTCGGTTTGGTGCTAAAGTAAatcctaaaataaataaatagcaaTTTACAGGATATCAACAGAATCAAATCAAGCAACTAATGTtcatttagaaaataaaaataaaaaatcaagtgACTAACCGGAGATAAGTACAGGAAATGATAAAagcaatataaaatataagtaATGCATAAAGATAAAACTTataccacatctttctatTGCTATTGAAGCCTCCTCTACTGTGTACCCCATATTGACCAAGGATaataactttttgtttttctcggATGTAGGATTTAGGATGTCCTGCATGATagttaaattaaattactatTGAATACGCACATGTAAATTGCAAAATGATATCATATATTTGTTGCTTGGAGGATTGGGGAAAAACCGAAATACAAAGCTtagcaaaaaaggaaaatgtcaGCTCACACTCTTCTAAAAGACATAAAAATCCATAACACACAACCTATTGCTGAGGCAAACAACTACCTCATTATCAGAATAACTATCGATATCTGAAAAATCATCCAGAAAGCTCGCTTTGCTATCCGAAGAAAACTGATCATCACAATCAACTTGTTGCTGTTCTTGGGGAGAACTTTCAAGAGCCTGCAAAAAATACAGCAAGAAAACAAACGAAATTCTTCGTCTTCTTTCCTCCTTATAAGTTCTGAAGAATTTATATTCTTAAAGTAAGTGAAAGTGAGAACCAGGATACATATGAGTCCCATTCACATTGcaataaaaagaattaaacaTGTGCTTTACGTTACCTTGACTAATTACTTAATGATCTAACAGGGTAGATATGATTTTGAGTAAGAAAACCACATGAGCAGACTAGAAATTTCACAAGAAATGAGaactccaaaaagaaaaaagagccACTAACAAAGGAAATTTCTTAGGTTTCTTGTAAGAAAACACAGACTTCATTGGATGGACGAGAAGTCATCATATGTAACTTAACAACCTCAATCTAAAACATCTTAAATTGAATAGAACACACCCCCACCCCACCCCCCTTTCTCCCCAGAATGGAAAGCATTGAATGCAAATCCCTATGTTCATGGATTTATTAAGTGAAGTTTTGTTCCacataaactaaaaaatttattacgTCAAATACGAATAGAGGGAACCAAGCTCAAAAACCAAATTATCTATATCACCAAGAATAAGTGTCCAAAGCAGCATTGGCAAATGAAGATATGTTGACTCACTGAATATGTGAGGAGGGTTTCAAGAATTGAATCTGTATTCTCCTCTCCTGGATATTCCATAAAACTGATGTTACATGGGGTCATAATTGAAACAGTCAAGGTGAAAACTGGtgttgaaatgaaataatacAGCGCTCTTACCATGTTCCTCAATTGCTTTGGCAACCATTTTTCCAGAAAATCCCATCCCAACAAAATGATCAACAACTTTGGAATTTGAAGGACCTTGAGATGAGCTCGCCTATAGGAAGAAATATGTAATATAGATTAAATACTCCATCTAAATATTCATCaggtatatattatatttcagAACAACTGATGCAAAAACGTTTACCTCCCCAGAGCCCACAATAGCTTCTCTACCGGGAACTGTCagacttgaagaagaagataaagtgAAGCTCTCAATTTCCAGCTCATCTTCTGTACTCCAGTCAATATCATTCCCATCTTCGCCAGAAGTATTTCCATCCTGCACAAAGTTTATACAAACACAcgcaaacaacaaaaataagtaaatagcCCAGACTGTAACAAATTGtataaaagccaaaaaaacaGCTATCTAAATTCCAGATTCAGCAAGAAAGGACAATCTTTAAATTCGGAACAAGACAGGCCCCACAACAACAGGTGTTAACAAATTGTGTGCAATAACCAAAAAGGTCTGCACACCCCACAACATTTTACTATTTCAAAATGAAGAGTGACTAAAAATTAATGACGGATTAATGAAatgaatgaaaacaaaacttaGTTAGAAAACTAGTACCATTTCTCTATAAGCTATGTATGGCGCACGCAGAGGTTTCCAAGCTGTCCAAGTAATACACAGAAGGAATAAGTGCCAAACAAATTCAAAGATTAACTATATaagcaaaaataatttaattccCTAACTTGGATAACAGACTTTGTAACAGAGAACTGGGATTAGATATTCATTGCCATTATGTAACACATCTGTAATAAAAGATATCACTGCAAGATTTAAGATCAAGTAATGGAACTTGTTGAGCCGTCAAAAGAACGACTCAACCAAGTCATTTTGTCCGTGATACAGACTTTTCAAATAGGCAGACTGATGATCGAGCTTACATGGGCGGTTAAGCAATAATCATCGTGTCCCAAATGAACCCAGCTGCTGAGCTATCCCGAGGACCGTTGCTAAAGAGATTCTCATTAATTAGCACAATGCTAATGAaggaaacaagaaattaataatatcACATCATCATTAAAGTTACAATTATAATTTCTCATAGCAATACCTAAATTGGAAAAACGGCGAGTAAAGACAAAGTAGCCCAAAATTTGTATGTTATGCCCGAATTCATTTTCCCTGTTGATGCCCTCCTATCTCCTAAGATTCTAAATGATACATTCCATAAAATCCTAAgttatcatttatttttcaagcgTGTTTAAACATGACGAGTTGGGTTACTATCAAATCATCTAAAACAACTAGCTAAACATGCGTTAGGAATGGGGTTGGCTAGTACTCGACACGAACGACATGAACATGACACAGCACAGCAAGCCGACACAACTTGAGTATCCCCATTATCACCAAAGAACACGGCATAAATTGCCAAGAGTGCAACATACATAGGGCCacaagttaaaaaaaattccttttgCATGCAAACCAAATATCtgctttttctgattttctttaaaacaacaaatgGCCAAACCTTGTAGATTTCAATATGGACCAAACCCCTCTTATTTCCTATTCCTCCCAATTTCAGGATTTGTAGGCCACCACAGTCTCAGCCATATAATAACATCCACAAAACCCCAACCCACCCTCTTTCTTCAACATCAAGCAGACTACAAAATAATCTGTATTAAAACGTAAACCCCCAATTTGTTTACTGAATGGAGGAAAATGAGGAACAAAATCTTGAACAAGTTCTCTTCACATCAAATaatcaaagaacaaaaaaaaaaaaaaaaatctaaaaccgTTTTTCTACCCCTTCATGTCCTGCTTTCTTAAGCAGCAACCAAACAGTGCAATGCATTACATCAGTTGCATAAAGAAACTCGTAATCACTCAcacaaacataacaaaaaaccctAATCAACAACAAGCACAACGAGAAAGTAATTAGCTACAACTTACAACCGCaattaaacaatgaaaaagtAGCATTGCTCAAAGAAAATTTACCCGCGCGAGCTGAAAATGCAGAGGACCTCTCTGATCGTGAA
Proteins encoded in this window:
- the LOC18766166 gene encoding DNA (cytosine-5)-methyltransferase DRM2, with product MDGNTSGEDGNDIDWSTEDELEIESFTLSSSSSLTVPGREAIVGSGEASSSQGPSNSKVVDHFVGMGFSGKMVAKAIEEHGEENTDSILETLLTYSALESSPQEQQQVDCDDQFSSDSKASFLDDFSDIDSYSDNEDILNPTSEKNKKLLSLVNMGYTVEEASIAIERCGLDSTVVELTDFICAAQMARAEDAHLPLEEKPRLNHAYKKRKLLEYELLKKKKLMRLGNKTIDEDDEAVHLPNPMVGFGIPSEPCLKTHRNLPEAALGPPYFYYENVALTPKGVWSTISRFLYDVQPEFVDSKYFCAAARKRGYVHNLPIENRFPLIPLPPHTIHEAFPLIRKWWPSWDTRTKLNCVLTSIASAKSTERIRKALEDYDSEPPLRVQKYVLDECRKWNLVWVGRNKVAPLEPDEVEMLLGFPKNHTRGISRTDRYKSLGNSFQIDTVAYHLSVLKDMFPNGINLLSLFSGIGGAEIALHRLGIRLKNVVSVEISAVNRNVVRSWWEQTNQRGNLYDLDDVQQLNGDRLEHYMTSFGGFDLVVGGSPCNNLTGSNRLHRDGLEGKESSLFYHYYRILDLVRSIKT